Proteins encoded together in one Lagopus muta isolate bLagMut1 chromosome 3, bLagMut1 primary, whole genome shotgun sequence window:
- the LOC125691178 gene encoding mucin-2-like, translating to MPTQHQPSAKPTPTQCQTNAKPTPTQCQTNTNPTPTQSQPNTNPMSNQHLPSAKSTPTQHQPNANPTPTQCQTNANPMPNQRQPNAKPMPTQHQPNVKPTPTQHQPNANPTPTQCQSNTNPVPNQHQPNTYPMTNQHQPNVKPTPTQCQINANPTPTQCQPNTNPMPTQHQPSAKSMPTQHQPNANPMPTQHQPNANPTPTQCQINANPTPTQCQPTPTQCQTNTNPVPNQCQPNTNPMPTQHQPTPTWYQPNADLIYLNTNLMPNQHQPSANPISTQHQPSANPTPTQCQIHANPTPTQLQPNTNPMST from the exons ATGCCAACCCAACACCAACCCAGTGCCAAACCAACACCAACCCAGTGCCAAACCAATGCCAAACCAACACCAACCCAGTGCCAAACCAACACCAACCCAACACCAACCCAAAGCCAACCCAACACCAACCCAATGTCAAACCAACACCTACCCAGTGCCAAATCAACGCCAACCCAACACCAACCCAATGCCAACCCAACACCAACCCAATGCCAAACCAACGCCAACCCAATGCCAAACCAACGCCAACCCAACGCCAAACCAATGCCAACCCAACATCAACCCAATGTCAAACCAACACCAACCCAACACCAACCCAATGCCAACCCAACACCAACCCAGTGCCAATCCAACACCAACCCAGTGCCAAATCAACACCAACCCAACACCTACCCAATGACAAACCAACACCAACCCAATGTCAAACCAACACCAACCCAGTGCCAAATCAATGCCAATCCAACACCAACCCAATGCCAACCCAACACCAACCCAATGCCAACCCAACACCAACCCAGTGCCAAATCAATGCCAACCCAACACCAACCCAATGCCAACCCAATGCCAACCCAACACCAACCCAATGCCAACCCAACACCAACCCAGTGCCAAATCAATGCCAATCCAACACCAACCCAATGCCAACCAACACCAACCCAATGTCAAACCAACACCAACCCAGTGCCAAACCAATGCCAACCCAACACCAACCCAATGCCAACTCAACACCAACCAACACCAACATGGTACCAACCTAATGCTGACCTAATATACCTCAACACCAACCTGATGCCAAACCAACACCAACCCAGCGCCAATCCAATATCAACCCAGCACCAACCCAG TGCCAACCCAACACCAACCCAGTGCCAAATCCACGCCAATCCAACACCAACCCAACTCCAACCCAACACCAACCCAATGTCAACCTAA